The nucleotide sequence taaaatgtaaataaaaatattaatatttttatatatttttcttttatataatttttttgttataaattaaaatatatttttctttacttcatgaaaatataaatatatatatatatatatattattttaatagGTATTGAGAAATGTCATTTACACCAACCAAACCAATTGTTGAAAGATAGTAATTTCCGTAATGATATAACAAAATGTGATTTGTGTAAAGGAGCATTTTTATACTCTAAcagtaatatataaaactaAAGGAgacaatatatatacataaataaatacatatacctatatatttatatatattatatttttttctttattagTGAAATTCGATGAAGTTCCTTCGATGGTACAGAAATTTTACGTATATTTAACTAAAGGTCTCAAAATACAAAAAGTATCATCACTAATGAAAACATTAGATGTCTATCAAGAGTACAGTAATTTCTTATCTCATGATATTAATTGGTACACATTCctatttttatttagaCTTACAAGTTTTAAAGGtaataaacatatacacatataaatatatatatacatatacacatatatgtacatatatatattaatttatagATATTTCGAACAAAAATATTGCTGAAGCAAtgtatttaaatataaaagatgaaGATACGTTCAACAGAACGGTCGTAACGAACTATTGGTTCCCTTCAcctataaaaaaatattatacttTATATGTTAGGAAACATATTCCAAACAATTTAGTAGATGGtaacacatatatatattt is from Plasmodium gaboni strain SY75 chromosome Unknown, whole genome shotgun sequence and encodes:
- a CDS encoding cytoadherence linked asexual protein; its protein translation is MKRYSSYGTKKALYVHLLNLTGLLNYDTRAYVTSLYLPGYYNAVEMSFTEENEFATLFENLLKCIEKCHLHQPNQLLKDSNFRNDITKCDLCKGAFLYSNMKFDEVPSMVQKFYVYLTKGLKIQKVSSLMKTLDVYQEYNISNKNIAEAMYLNIKDEDTFNRTVVTNYWFPSPIKKYYTLYVRKHIPNNLVDELEKLMKSGTLDKMKKSLTFLVHVNSFLQLDFFHQLNEPPLGLPRSYPLSLILEHKFKDWMISSPAG